The following proteins are co-located in the Brevibacillus laterosporus DSM 25 genome:
- a CDS encoding metal ABC transporter ATP-binding protein, which translates to MNPVTSYEPLSVSNLTVAYQKKPVLRNVTLTIPEGKLIGIIGPNGAGKSTFIKAIQGLIPAASGEVHIYGKPYREQRKLVGYVPQRETVDWDFPTDALDVVLMGRYGRLGWFRRPGKTDKEWAMECLRKVGMADFADRQISQLSGGQQQRVFLARALAQEAQIYFMDEPFAGVDAATEKAIILLLNELKEQNKTVLVVHHDLQTVTEYFDWIIMINKRMIVNGPTEDTFTTENLQKTYGGRLQILGDRLALSTDRSKQEGSK; encoded by the coding sequence ATGAATCCCGTTACATCATACGAACCACTCTCCGTCAGTAATTTGACGGTTGCCTATCAGAAAAAACCAGTCCTTCGCAATGTCACACTTACCATTCCTGAAGGCAAATTAATCGGAATTATTGGACCCAATGGTGCAGGGAAATCAACGTTTATCAAAGCCATTCAAGGGCTCATCCCTGCTGCCTCTGGCGAAGTCCACATCTATGGAAAACCCTATCGCGAGCAACGCAAGCTAGTAGGCTATGTCCCTCAACGTGAAACCGTAGACTGGGATTTTCCCACAGATGCTCTGGATGTTGTCCTAATGGGGCGTTATGGACGACTTGGCTGGTTCCGTAGACCTGGTAAAACAGACAAGGAATGGGCAATGGAATGCCTACGTAAAGTAGGTATGGCTGATTTTGCCGATCGTCAAATCAGTCAGCTTTCGGGTGGACAACAGCAGCGTGTCTTCCTAGCACGTGCTTTAGCCCAGGAGGCTCAAATCTATTTCATGGATGAACCCTTCGCAGGTGTTGATGCTGCTACGGAGAAAGCAATCATTCTCCTTTTGAATGAATTAAAGGAACAGAATAAAACCGTTTTGGTCGTTCACCACGATCTTCAAACTGTTACCGAATATTTTGACTGGATTATCATGATTAATAAACGAATGATCGTAAATGGTCCAACAGAAGATACCTTCACTACAGAGAATTTACAAAAAACCTACGGAGGCCGCTTACAAATCTTAGGTGATCGGCTGGCCCTTTCCACAGACAGGTCCAAGCAGGAGGGGTCAAAATGA
- a CDS encoding metal ABC transporter solute-binding protein, Zn/Mn family, protein MQLLKKSRWFSFLSTSVLALSLMLTGCGQQVISGDKQQAQHEGTWKITTTTGMVADIVAKVGGDQVEVTQLMGAGVDPHLYKASQGDIKRIEDADIVFYSGLHLEGKMVDIFEQMSKKKLVIAVTKQIPKELLHADPESPDQPDPHVWFDVSLWMKAVEQVRDSLSEIDTLHKDKYQANATNYLKQLQELHDYAKEQVATVPKEQRVLVTAHDAFAYFGKAYDIEVVGLQGISTASEYGLKDVQNLVTTLVDRKIKAVFVESSVPKRSIEAVVEGASAKKHNVVIGGELFSDAMGTPGTPEGNYIGMVKHNIDTIVSALK, encoded by the coding sequence ATGCAACTGTTGAAAAAATCACGTTGGTTTTCATTCCTTAGTACTTCTGTCTTAGCTTTGTCACTTATGCTGACAGGTTGCGGACAACAAGTGATTAGCGGTGATAAACAACAAGCCCAACACGAAGGAACATGGAAAATCACTACCACTACTGGTATGGTCGCAGATATCGTGGCAAAGGTCGGTGGAGATCAAGTAGAGGTTACTCAATTAATGGGTGCTGGTGTAGACCCCCATTTATACAAAGCATCTCAAGGAGATATCAAACGAATTGAAGATGCCGACATCGTCTTTTATTCCGGTCTTCATCTCGAAGGTAAAATGGTCGATATATTCGAACAAATGAGCAAGAAGAAGCTTGTCATTGCGGTTACGAAACAAATCCCTAAAGAATTATTACATGCAGATCCTGAGTCACCAGATCAGCCAGATCCACACGTTTGGTTCGATGTATCCCTGTGGATGAAAGCTGTAGAACAGGTTCGTGACTCGTTATCTGAAATCGATACCTTACATAAAGATAAGTATCAGGCAAATGCAACAAACTATTTAAAACAATTGCAAGAATTACACGATTATGCCAAAGAGCAGGTTGCCACTGTTCCGAAAGAGCAACGTGTTCTAGTAACTGCTCATGATGCTTTTGCTTATTTTGGTAAGGCATATGATATTGAAGTTGTAGGCTTACAAGGGATTAGTACAGCTTCTGAATATGGATTAAAAGACGTTCAGAACTTAGTAACTACCCTTGTTGATCGAAAAATAAAGGCTGTTTTTGTGGAATCCTCGGTTCCAAAGCGTTCGATTGAAGCTGTAGTTGAAGGTGCTTCTGCAAAAAAACACAACGTTGTCATCGGCGGCGAATTATTCTCTGATGCAATGGGAACGCCAGGCACACCTGAGGGGAACTACATCGGTATGGTAAAGCATAATATAGATACAATTGTCTCTGCTCTCAAATAA
- a CDS encoding metal ABC transporter permease gives MSWWQTLQDPNTQWVLAGCILLGISSGVLGCFAFLRGRSLMGDALAHAALPGVCLVFLLTGSKSVGLFLLGAGLSGLVATYFISMISRHSRIKEDTALALILSVFFGIGIVLLTYIQHSSSGNQSGLDKFLFGQAASLVGNDVNTMVVVGSILILLTSLLFKEFKLLSFDAGFGRGLGLPMGMLDGLLMVMLLMSVVIGLQAVGVVLMAAMLITPAVTARYWTNKLGSMVILSGVFGALSGAFGTLLSTQVQNLPTGPIIVLGATTLFLFSLVFSPSRGVLFKLIRFLRLRNQVLQQDVLRSLYECMEQEIKQRRISHNVYIPVERVSQKSGKAHAAVIKALSSLQKKGWVAFNESRREHWTFTKTGVEKAHDLILDQRLWDLFLMNEQKYQGYSVDQNEELIVTQLTKPQLQQMIAELEHYDMTPLLLGHMSPPTSRKKSEQGGVPV, from the coding sequence ATGAGTTGGTGGCAGACTTTGCAAGATCCCAACACGCAATGGGTGCTAGCCGGTTGCATACTACTTGGAATCAGTAGCGGAGTACTCGGTTGCTTTGCCTTTCTCCGCGGTCGTTCATTGATGGGTGATGCTCTAGCTCATGCAGCATTACCAGGTGTTTGCCTAGTCTTTTTACTTACTGGCTCAAAATCAGTTGGCTTATTTTTACTTGGTGCAGGCCTATCCGGGCTAGTTGCTACTTACTTTATCAGCATGATTTCGCGTCACTCACGGATTAAAGAAGATACTGCCCTTGCGCTTATATTGTCTGTATTCTTCGGAATCGGAATCGTATTACTTACTTATATCCAGCATAGCTCCAGTGGTAATCAAAGCGGTCTGGATAAATTCTTGTTTGGTCAAGCTGCCTCTTTAGTAGGTAACGATGTCAATACAATGGTTGTTGTAGGCTCTATTTTAATTTTGTTAACAAGCTTATTGTTTAAAGAATTTAAATTACTTTCCTTTGACGCAGGATTTGGTCGTGGATTGGGATTGCCAATGGGGATGCTAGACGGACTATTAATGGTTATGTTACTGATGTCCGTCGTAATTGGTCTGCAAGCGGTAGGAGTTGTCTTAATGGCAGCCATGCTGATTACCCCAGCAGTTACAGCCCGCTATTGGACTAATAAACTTGGATCAATGGTTATACTCTCCGGTGTATTCGGGGCATTGAGCGGAGCTTTTGGAACATTACTTAGCACACAGGTTCAAAATTTACCGACTGGTCCTATTATCGTGCTAGGTGCCACAACTTTATTCTTGTTTTCACTCGTCTTTTCTCCAAGTCGTGGCGTATTGTTTAAACTAATTCGATTTTTACGTTTGCGGAATCAAGTCTTGCAGCAAGATGTCTTGCGCTCTCTATATGAATGTATGGAACAGGAGATTAAACAACGGCGAATATCCCATAATGTGTATATACCTGTGGAGCGAGTCAGTCAAAAAAGTGGAAAAGCACACGCTGCTGTAATCAAAGCCTTATCTAGCTTACAAAAAAAGGGCTGGGTTGCCTTTAACGAAAGTCGCCGGGAGCATTGGACATTTACTAAAACAGGTGTAGAAAAAGCACACGATCTCATTTTAGATCAGCGCCTCTGGGATTTATTCCTAATGAATGAACAAAAGTATCAAGGTTATAGTGTTGATCAGAATGAAGAGTTAATTGTAACTCAATTAACCAAACCACAATTGCAACAAATGATAGCAGAGTTAGAACACTATGACATGACACCTTTACTTCTCGGACATATGTCCCCCCCTACTTCCAGAAAAAAATCGGAGCAGGGAGGCGTTCCCGTATGA
- the lepA gene encoding translation elongation factor 4, with protein sequence MDRLERQKKIRNFSIIAHIDHGKSTLADRILELTGALTAREMEAQFLDTMDLERERGITIKLNAVRLNYKADDGEEYILHLIDTPGHVDFTYEVSRSLAACEGALLVVDAAQGIEAQTLANVYLALDNNLEIIPIINKIDLPSAEPDRVKQEVEDVIGLDTSDAVLTSAKSGIGIKDVLEAVVQKVPAPTGDPEAPLQALIFDSYFDAYRGVIASVRIVNGTLKKGMKIKMMATNKTFEVTEVGTSMPRQTPVDELTVGDVGYVAAAIKTVGDTRVGDTITDATRPATGALPGYRKINSMVFCGLYPIDTSDYNDLRDALDKLQLNDASLQFEPETSQALGFGFRCGFLGLLHMEIIQERIEREFNIDLITTAPSVIYRITQTDGEVIEIDNPSKMPEVQKIEQIEEPYVTSTVMVPKDYVGDVMQLCQGKRGDFLDMQYLGENRVQLKYDMPLSEIVYDFFDMLKSGTKGYASFDYEMAGYKPSKLVRMDILLNGEIVDALSFIVHKDTAYPRGKVICEKLRKLIPRQQFEVPIQAAIGQKIVARETISAMRKNVLAKCYGGDISRKRKLLEKQKEGKKRMKAVGSVEVPQEAFMAVLRMDDK encoded by the coding sequence ATGGATCGTCTGGAAAGGCAGAAAAAAATTCGCAATTTCTCTATCATCGCCCATATTGACCATGGGAAATCTACCCTGGCTGACCGTATTCTTGAACTGACGGGAGCTTTGACTGCTCGTGAGATGGAAGCGCAGTTTCTTGATACGATGGATTTGGAAAGAGAGCGTGGCATTACGATTAAATTAAACGCTGTTCGCCTGAATTACAAAGCAGACGATGGCGAGGAGTATATTCTTCACTTAATCGACACACCAGGACACGTCGACTTCACTTATGAAGTATCACGTAGTTTGGCGGCTTGTGAAGGAGCGCTGTTAGTCGTGGATGCAGCGCAAGGTATTGAAGCACAGACTTTAGCAAACGTATATCTGGCGCTTGATAACAATCTAGAAATCATTCCAATCATTAATAAGATTGATTTGCCAAGTGCGGAACCAGATCGTGTTAAACAAGAAGTAGAAGACGTTATCGGTCTTGATACGAGCGACGCGGTTCTTACTTCAGCAAAATCAGGAATTGGTATTAAAGATGTGCTGGAAGCTGTCGTGCAAAAAGTACCAGCTCCAACAGGGGACCCTGAGGCTCCATTGCAAGCACTAATTTTTGACTCTTATTTTGATGCGTATCGAGGTGTTATTGCTTCCGTGCGTATTGTCAATGGTACCTTGAAAAAAGGTATGAAAATTAAGATGATGGCAACCAACAAGACGTTTGAGGTTACAGAAGTAGGTACTTCTATGCCTCGTCAGACTCCAGTGGATGAATTAACGGTTGGAGATGTAGGCTACGTAGCCGCTGCTATTAAGACCGTTGGGGATACTAGAGTCGGTGATACGATTACAGATGCAACTCGTCCAGCTACGGGAGCTTTGCCTGGCTATCGTAAAATTAATTCCATGGTATTCTGTGGACTCTATCCAATTGATACCAGTGATTACAATGATCTACGTGATGCTCTTGATAAATTGCAGCTTAATGATGCTTCCCTGCAATTTGAACCAGAAACATCGCAAGCGCTTGGTTTCGGCTTCCGTTGCGGATTCCTAGGACTTTTGCACATGGAAATCATTCAGGAGCGTATTGAACGTGAATTCAATATTGATCTGATTACGACAGCGCCAAGCGTAATTTATCGTATTACGCAAACCGATGGTGAGGTTATTGAAATTGATAACCCGTCTAAAATGCCTGAAGTACAAAAGATTGAGCAAATTGAGGAGCCATATGTAACATCCACGGTCATGGTACCAAAGGATTATGTTGGGGATGTTATGCAGCTCTGCCAAGGCAAGCGTGGTGATTTCCTTGATATGCAATATTTAGGTGAAAATCGTGTACAATTGAAATATGATATGCCACTGTCTGAAATCGTATATGATTTCTTTGATATGTTAAAATCAGGCACCAAAGGATACGCTTCTTTTGATTACGAAATGGCGGGCTATAAACCATCCAAGCTAGTGAGAATGGATATTCTCCTAAACGGTGAGATCGTCGATGCCCTATCCTTTATCGTTCATAAGGATACCGCTTATCCGCGTGGTAAAGTGATTTGTGAGAAGCTAAGAAAGTTAATTCCTCGCCAGCAGTTTGAGGTACCAATTCAAGCAGCTATCGGTCAAAAGATCGTAGCACGTGAAACGATTAGCGCAATGCGCAAGAATGTATTAGCGAAATGTTACGGCGGAGACATTTCCCGTAAACGGAAGCTATTAGAGAAGCAAAAAGAAGGTAAGAAGCGCATGAAAGCGGTAGGTTCCGTAGAAGTGCCACAAGAAGCATTTATGGCTGTTCTACGCATGGATGATAAGTAA